From Natronincola ferrireducens, the proteins below share one genomic window:
- a CDS encoding exonuclease SbcCD subunit D, which yields MKILHTGDWHIGKIVNEFSMIEDQEFALEQLIEVVKEEKPNVIVIAGDIYDRSIPPVEAVELLDRIFSTILLDLNTPILAIAGNHDSAERLSFASRVLTQNGLHIAGGFSKEIKKITLEGDKGPVNFYLLPYADPKEIRHVLEDHDITNHDNAMKKIIDSIREDIQEGTKNVLVAHGYITNMRENNDENKATIEIPLDEIMTSDSERPLSIGGTDIIRGGYFDCFHYTALGHLHAPQRVGSDRMRYSGSLLKYSFSETNHKKGVTIVNIDETGEISVQIKQLKPKRDMRIIKGPLNELINPSVYEGTNLEDYIYAVLTDEEELIDPISKLRAVYPNIMGLSRETAAIREESRTSAAEGYQHKSKLELFREFYHSITGRVLEEKRLDVVREVIQEVEKEGR from the coding sequence ATGAAAATACTTCATACTGGAGATTGGCATATAGGCAAGATTGTTAACGAGTTCAGCATGATAGAAGATCAAGAATTTGCCCTAGAGCAACTGATAGAGGTGGTTAAGGAGGAAAAGCCCAATGTCATTGTTATCGCTGGAGACATATATGACAGAAGCATACCACCAGTGGAGGCTGTAGAGCTTTTAGATAGAATTTTCAGTACGATCCTACTGGATTTAAATACACCTATACTGGCTATAGCCGGCAACCATGATAGTGCTGAAAGATTATCCTTTGCCAGCAGAGTACTAACTCAAAATGGTTTACATATAGCAGGGGGTTTTAGTAAGGAGATTAAAAAAATTACCCTAGAGGGGGATAAGGGGCCAGTTAATTTTTATTTACTGCCCTATGCCGATCCAAAGGAAATAAGACATGTCCTAGAAGATCACGATATAACCAACCATGATAATGCCATGAAAAAAATAATAGATAGTATTAGGGAAGACATACAGGAAGGCACAAAAAATGTTTTAGTAGCCCACGGCTATATAACCAACATGAGGGAGAACAATGATGAAAATAAAGCTACGATAGAGATCCCCCTAGATGAGATTATGACCTCTGATTCTGAAAGACCATTAAGTATTGGGGGAACAGATATCATTAGGGGAGGGTATTTTGACTGTTTTCATTATACGGCCCTAGGTCATCTTCATGCTCCCCAAAGGGTGGGAAGCGATAGAATGAGGTACTCAGGCTCCCTATTAAAGTATTCTTTTTCAGAAACCAATCATAAGAAGGGTGTTACCATAGTAAATATTGATGAAACAGGAGAAATATCTGTACAGATAAAGCAACTTAAGCCTAAGAGGGATATGAGAATTATTAAAGGTCCTCTAAATGAACTTATAAACCCCAGTGTATATGAAGGCACAAATCTTGAGGATTACATATATGCTGTACTTACAGATGAAGAGGAACTGATAGATCCTATATCTAAGTTAAGGGCTGTTTACCCAAATATTATGGGCCTTAGTAGAGAGACAGCAGCTATACGAGAAGAAAGTAGAACCTCTGCAGCTGAGGGATATCAGCATAAATCAAAGCTAGAGCTTTTTCGGGAGTTCTATCATTCAATCACAGGTAGGGTTTTAGAAGAGAAAAGGCTTGATGTGGTACGGGAAGTTATTCAAGAAGTAGAGAAGGAGGGAAGATAG
- a CDS encoding DUF1657 domain-containing protein, whose translation MTVQKDLEKVIAYCEAVKGTYAMMAQATEEQQAKDMFNSMKNDLDDHMEFLNGRLEYLNQNNELNKKN comes from the coding sequence ATGACAGTTCAAAAAGATTTAGAAAAAGTTATAGCATATTGTGAAGCTGTAAAAGGAACCTATGCTATGATGGCACAAGCCACTGAAGAACAACAGGCAAAGGATATGTTTAATAGCATGAAAAATGATCTTGATGATCATATGGAATTTCTTAATGGACGATTAGAGTATCTTAATCAAAATAATGAGTTAAACAAAAAGAACTAA